From a region of the Oryzias melastigma strain HK-1 linkage group LG4, ASM292280v2, whole genome shotgun sequence genome:
- the LOC112137015 gene encoding homeodomain-interacting protein kinase 2 (The sequence of the model RefSeq protein was modified relative to this genomic sequence to represent the inferred CDS: added 111 bases not found in genome assembly): MYRFKKDRPEEVSLWEILRTKAVASFDLNEIRSILRRVVTALDNPKSLHGILTPERIQLTVKRNHKQRIISTEYSRFETFSKGAGGHFRWYMAPEKLVGSWTTEKSHVWSLGCIVAEMFLGFPLYSADNAYEVIRNITHNCGDFPERLLNDGSITKEFYLKSKTNKWVLKTPTEFGVKTPKEVTLVSPDVLRKHQRKSGICNKTQQIDLEHFIDLLKEMMFLDPEERIPLRQVLQHPFFRRNWDLPRSSTGNVHTSTRQEMPPSSAKMEKKDLPCHSGKERTPPTVWIIGSGYYVIGAQQTANQCFGENLGLNARITWIGKVNMHWKDVLDTFNSEVSRQGRSPDILVLHVGGNDLGNRNVSDLTSEMVKDLIRIHETSPRMKIAYSSITPRLTWAKFNPMQINADRIRVNRTMKLNAEKFNGCVIEHPDLTP, encoded by the coding sequence ATGTATCGCTTCAAGAAAGACCGACCAGAAGAAGTTTCCCTCTGGGAAATTTTGCGTACGAAAGCAGTTGCTTCGTTTGACCTGAATGAGATCCGTTCCATTCTGCGTCGGGTGGTAACTGCTTTAGATAATCCCAAAAGTCTTCATGGAATTCTGACGCCTGAAAGAATCCAGTTGACTGTCAAAAGAAACCACAAACAACGGATCATATCTACGGAATACAGTCGATTTGAGACATTTTCTAAGGGTGCTGGTGGGCATTTCAGGTGGTACATGGCCCCAGAGAAACTTGTGGGTTCATGGACCACTGAAAAATCCCACGTCTGGTCCCTTGGTTGCATTGTTGCGGAAATGTTCCTTGGATTTCCTCTCTACAGTGCCGATAATGCTTATGAGGTGATCCGGAACATCACACATAATTGCGGAGACTTTCCAGAACGTCTCCTCAACGACGGATCCATAACTAAAGAGTTTTACTTGAAAAGTAAGACAAACAAGTGGGTTTTGAAGACTCCAACAGAATTTGGAGTGAAAACCCCAAAAGAGGTGACATTAGTTTCACCAGATGTCCTCAGAAAACACCAACGGAAGTCAGGAATTTGCAACAAGACTCAACAGATAGACTTGGAACATTTTATTGACCTGCTTAAAGAAATGATGTTCTTGGATCCTGAAGAAAGAATTCCTCTTCGTCAGGTGCTGCAGCATCCATTTTTCAGAAGGAACTGGGATCTCCCAAGAAGCTCTACAGGAAATGTCCATACTTCTACAAGACAGGAAATGCCCCCTTCATCAGCAAAGATGGAAAAGAAGGATTTACCATGCCATTCTGGTAAAGAAAGAACGCCGCCCACAGTCTGGATCATTGGATCAGGGTATTACGTCATCGGAGcacaacaaacagcaaatcaATGCTTTGGAGAAAACCTTGGACTCAATGCAAGAATAACCTGGATTGGAAAGGTAAACATGCACTGGAAGGATGTCCTGGATACTTTTAATAGTGAGGTTTCCAGACAGGGGAGATCTCCAGACATTTTAGTTCTCCATGTCGGCGGCAACGACCTGGGAAACAGGAATGTCTCCGATCTAACCTCTGAAATGGTGAAGGACCTGATCCGCATTCATGAGACTTCTCCCAGGATGAAAATCGCATATTCCTCCATAACTCCTAGACTGACCTGGGCG